In Paenibacillus hexagrammi, the following are encoded in one genomic region:
- the pulA gene encoding type I pullulanase: protein MKLKRMKGLSTLLAASLVIGAIAPVHTVSALADPAMNSDSTSTAVQSATVTDSAYGSSGSIDGVSSSGGSGSVQQPAGPIVNPDGTVTFRIAYEGPSLYLVGSMNGWDNTGIPMAEESPGIFSVTIPLSPGTYSYRFLPHSGSWSDVFSDAANTNPRDGDNSVVYVPGLVIETSQIVIDTSVQLKAVRYSDKGEKSEVSPVWLINQPVEGVTLENGSLSITPQSSLKAGDTLIVTAFLEGMTISRPLDVLAKNFRTALMDAGDTIYAVSNVPVSDEALQGLQLRDVTSSVYVDIHASKVTDTRIQLHIEDPSSIDVRHAYQVQGTNYVPTKVIFRNVLNDSRYYYSGNDLGVTYGAASSTFKLWAPTAQNVTLKLYDTYTENKEGGTDAAMTRSDEGVWSAQAPGNLAGKYYMYKLEFADGTVTYALDPYARASSVNSRKSAVIDLNATNPEGWKPGERPRTVHATDAVIYELHTRDFSMDSNSGIPADERGKFAAFTKTGTTLPGNPAIHTGIDHLKELGITHVQLLPFYDFGAVDETKVDDPAYTGRKFNWGYDPVNYNVPEGSYATHPEAEDPSKRIREFKEMIQALHDQGIGVVLDVVYNHTWTFGLTDDYSVFDKIVPGYFYRTDDQGVYTNGSGVNNDVASERPMVRKFIKDSAKYLAEQYNIDGYRFDLFGAIDKDTISQISNELKDQIDPSMITYGEPWTGGPTALPAGKQTLKGAQKGERFAVFNDNFRGAIKGDSDGSGKGFATGDQGREAGIVTGVRGSITDFTSSPTETINYVTVHDNLNLWDKVLTTQGVPKTSIQANPFAGVDPAHLFDNETVKRSLLANGIVMTSQGIALFQAGDEFLRSKFGDQNSYASSDDINMLRWSQKETYKPVFDYYKGMIELRKQHPAFRMTTAADIDQNLQVLQQDNQVVAFQLKNYANADRWNNIVVIYNGNTAPVETALPANKAWNVVVDDTQAGVTPLRTIQGDSAEVPGLSMLVLYDEERNVDSEVTSIDLGASVIGVDPGSYRVLNAIVKDQTGAALTEQQITWSSSNEDVVSITSSGRMHAVSTGTATVTAQIGDVKRTVTVHVEPLLPAKISLTGSSSVFATRTLQLSASVFDQFDQTLSDVPLTWATSDSTIATVNTDGAVTGLREGTVTITARSGNAQGTMTITVRPVVKRYVDVVYQRPDQDYSDWNLWVWDTGMVNGQFDVVPIKNGLSHTIIEIAPETTSIGFVLRKGTDWSTSKQDVPDDRRIQIDPNETFTKVNVTSMVPAIGYYPVLKGPVIESGKVQFDYRDEALYQSEDMDQITSVKLKLDGQLYPMTYIPAEERFVYTWSQPTSGTHTYTYLVTKDNTETEINDPKNLKDGKSVVVIEGSGSGNGNGGSPGSSHSGSSGTSSSSTNQPENENALVLSVSLDDVKPDSNGKVILSLPEGKTELQVPLGAAALLAAKPLEVHATGIKLVIPAQVLKELEASVPKELAQGAVLALQITAQPDSAVVTKLKASQPGNGNVQYAAASGLYELRLVAKDNKGKEYELDHFDQPVQLTLQVKAGVDKEIAGMYGIHDSGQPSYLGGTWEGNFLHAEVPHFSTYGILEYSKTFEDLPKEHWSYRAIRSLTSKHILEGATDTQFVPERRVTRAEFTAMLVRTLGLQNDEEAASTYADVDLNDWFASAVSAARKAGLVDGRTDDTFEPQGLITREEMAVMLMRAWKMHAKEGAGAAEFESKVTHSGQSFSDQSDISQWALESILAGRSLGILKEVRTAPSFLKVLQLALKAQLYCTGCCRRSKK, encoded by the coding sequence ATGAAGCTCAAACGAATGAAAGGTCTCTCCACATTGCTTGCCGCTTCACTTGTAATTGGAGCGATAGCCCCTGTACATACAGTAAGCGCTTTAGCGGATCCTGCGATGAATTCGGATTCGACCTCAACTGCAGTACAATCGGCGACGGTTACTGATTCGGCTTATGGTAGTAGTGGCAGTATTGACGGTGTCAGTAGTAGTGGCGGCAGCGGCAGCGTACAGCAGCCGGCGGGTCCAATTGTCAATCCGGACGGTACCGTCACTTTTCGAATTGCATATGAAGGCCCGTCATTGTATCTAGTCGGTTCCATGAATGGATGGGATAATACGGGGATCCCTATGGCGGAGGAGTCGCCCGGAATTTTCTCCGTTACGATTCCGTTATCGCCTGGGACCTATAGCTATCGCTTTCTTCCTCACTCCGGCAGCTGGTCCGATGTCTTTTCGGATGCAGCAAATACGAACCCTCGGGATGGGGATAATTCTGTGGTCTACGTGCCAGGTCTTGTCATTGAAACAAGCCAAATCGTCATTGATACTTCTGTTCAATTAAAAGCAGTCAGGTATTCGGACAAAGGGGAAAAGTCGGAGGTGTCGCCAGTCTGGCTTATCAACCAACCGGTTGAAGGGGTTACGCTCGAGAACGGCTCTTTGTCGATTACTCCTCAATCGAGCTTGAAAGCAGGCGATACGTTAATTGTTACTGCTTTTCTGGAAGGTATGACGATCTCGCGACCTCTGGATGTGCTGGCTAAAAACTTTCGTACGGCTTTGATGGATGCCGGGGACACGATCTATGCAGTCAGCAACGTGCCTGTATCGGATGAAGCGCTTCAAGGCCTGCAGTTACGAGATGTCACTTCGAGTGTCTATGTGGACATTCATGCGTCCAAAGTAACGGATACCCGTATCCAGCTGCATATCGAAGATCCTTCGAGCATAGACGTTCGTCATGCCTATCAAGTACAAGGGACGAATTACGTGCCAACGAAGGTCATTTTCAGAAATGTGCTGAATGATTCCCGCTACTATTATTCGGGCAACGATCTAGGAGTGACCTATGGAGCTGCGTCCAGTACGTTTAAGCTGTGGGCTCCTACCGCACAAAACGTTACTTTAAAGCTGTACGATACCTACACAGAAAATAAGGAGGGCGGCACTGACGCCGCGATGACCCGTTCTGATGAGGGCGTATGGTCCGCACAAGCGCCTGGAAACCTTGCTGGAAAATACTACATGTACAAATTGGAATTTGCAGACGGGACGGTAACCTATGCGCTCGATCCTTATGCCAGAGCATCCTCGGTGAACAGCCGCAAATCAGCGGTCATAGATTTGAACGCAACCAATCCGGAGGGCTGGAAGCCGGGTGAAAGACCTCGTACGGTTCACGCTACAGATGCTGTTATTTATGAGCTTCATACGAGGGATTTTTCCATGGATTCCAATTCGGGAATTCCAGCGGACGAGCGCGGCAAATTTGCAGCCTTCACGAAAACAGGAACGACACTGCCGGGAAATCCTGCAATCCATACGGGAATCGATCACTTAAAGGAATTGGGCATCACCCACGTTCAGCTGCTTCCTTTTTACGATTTTGGTGCGGTAGATGAAACCAAAGTGGATGACCCTGCCTACACAGGACGCAAATTCAATTGGGGCTATGACCCGGTTAACTACAACGTGCCTGAAGGATCTTATGCGACGCACCCGGAAGCTGAGGATCCTTCCAAACGGATTCGAGAGTTTAAGGAAATGATTCAAGCTTTGCACGATCAAGGAATCGGCGTTGTTCTTGATGTTGTGTACAATCATACTTGGACGTTCGGTCTAACCGATGATTATTCTGTTTTTGATAAAATCGTGCCTGGTTATTTCTATCGGACAGATGATCAGGGTGTTTATACGAACGGATCGGGGGTTAACAACGACGTCGCGTCGGAACGCCCCATGGTTCGCAAATTCATCAAAGACTCAGCCAAATATCTGGCAGAACAATACAATATCGACGGCTACCGATTTGACTTATTCGGGGCAATCGACAAGGATACCATCAGCCAAATTTCGAACGAGCTGAAGGATCAAATCGATCCTAGCATGATTACTTACGGCGAGCCTTGGACAGGAGGTCCGACTGCACTGCCAGCGGGGAAACAGACACTGAAAGGGGCGCAGAAGGGAGAACGCTTTGCGGTCTTTAACGATAATTTCCGCGGTGCGATTAAAGGTGACAGTGATGGATCAGGCAAGGGCTTCGCTACTGGAGATCAAGGCCGAGAAGCAGGGATCGTAACGGGAGTTAGAGGTTCGATTACCGATTTTACAAGCAGTCCGACCGAGACGATTAATTACGTTACGGTGCATGATAATTTGAACTTGTGGGATAAAGTACTGACCACGCAAGGGGTACCGAAGACATCGATACAAGCTAACCCTTTTGCAGGAGTGGATCCAGCGCATCTGTTTGACAATGAAACGGTAAAACGTTCTTTACTGGCCAATGGCATTGTCATGACTTCACAGGGAATTGCCTTATTTCAGGCGGGTGACGAGTTTCTCCGCAGTAAATTCGGAGACCAGAACAGCTACGCTAGTTCAGATGACATCAACATGCTGAGATGGAGCCAGAAGGAGACTTACAAGCCGGTATTCGATTATTACAAAGGGATGATTGAACTGCGCAAACAGCATCCTGCTTTCCGAATGACAACTGCGGCAGATATTGATCAAAACCTGCAGGTGCTTCAGCAGGATAACCAGGTCGTAGCTTTTCAACTCAAAAACTACGCCAATGCGGATCGTTGGAATAACATCGTTGTGATCTACAATGGCAATACAGCGCCAGTGGAGACAGCTCTTCCTGCGAACAAGGCGTGGAACGTTGTTGTCGATGACACCCAAGCAGGCGTCACGCCGCTCCGAACCATTCAAGGTGATAGTGCGGAGGTGCCAGGGCTGTCGATGCTTGTGCTCTATGATGAAGAGCGGAATGTGGACTCCGAGGTAACTTCCATTGATCTGGGGGCCAGTGTAATTGGTGTCGATCCAGGCAGCTACCGTGTCCTTAATGCTATTGTGAAAGATCAGACGGGGGCAGCTCTAACCGAACAGCAAATCACTTGGTCTAGCTCCAACGAAGACGTCGTATCCATAACAAGCAGCGGCAGAATGCATGCTGTAAGTACGGGAACGGCGACAGTAACCGCTCAAATCGGCGATGTGAAAAGGACCGTGACGGTTCATGTTGAACCTTTGCTGCCGGCTAAGATCAGTCTGACAGGAAGTAGCTCTGTCTTTGCAACAAGAACGCTTCAGCTCAGCGCATCCGTTTTCGATCAATTCGATCAGACCCTTTCGGATGTGCCCCTGACATGGGCGACTTCGGATAGCACCATTGCGACGGTGAATACCGATGGGGCTGTTACCGGATTACGTGAAGGGACTGTGACCATTACCGCACGTTCGGGGAACGCTCAAGGTACGATGACAATCACCGTTCGACCTGTCGTGAAGAGATATGTCGATGTCGTGTATCAAAGACCGGATCAGGATTATTCAGATTGGAACCTGTGGGTTTGGGACACGGGTATGGTCAACGGTCAATTCGATGTGGTCCCTATAAAAAACGGGCTCTCGCATACGATCATCGAAATTGCTCCAGAGACAACCAGTATTGGCTTTGTATTGCGCAAAGGGACAGATTGGTCGACCTCCAAGCAGGATGTGCCCGATGATCGGCGTATTCAGATTGATCCGAATGAAACGTTTACCAAAGTAAATGTCACAAGCATGGTGCCTGCTATCGGGTATTATCCGGTGTTGAAAGGACCTGTGATCGAATCGGGCAAGGTTCAGTTCGATTATCGTGATGAGGCGCTTTACCAAAGCGAAGATATGGATCAAATTACATCCGTTAAGCTGAAGCTAGACGGTCAGCTGTACCCGATGACCTACATTCCTGCGGAAGAAAGATTCGTTTATACGTGGAGTCAGCCTACATCTGGAACCCATACTTATACATATCTGGTGACCAAGGATAACACGGAAACGGAGATCAACGATCCTAAGAATCTGAAGGATGGAAAATCTGTAGTCGTGATTGAAGGATCTGGGAGTGGGAATGGAAACGGGGGATCACCAGGTTCAAGCCATTCAGGAAGCTCGGGAACTTCCAGTTCATCCACGAATCAGCCGGAAAATGAGAACGCTCTAGTTCTATCCGTTAGTCTCGATGATGTGAAGCCGGATAGCAACGGGAAAGTAATTCTTTCACTTCCTGAGGGGAAAACAGAGCTGCAAGTACCTTTAGGAGCAGCAGCTTTATTGGCCGCCAAGCCATTGGAAGTGCATGCAACCGGTATCAAGCTTGTGATTCCTGCGCAAGTATTGAAAGAATTGGAGGCATCCGTGCCCAAAGAACTTGCTCAAGGCGCCGTCTTAGCGCTTCAAATCACCGCGCAGCCTGATTCAGCTGTTGTGACAAAGCTTAAAGCGTCACAGCCCGGCAATGGTAATGTTCAATATGCAGCAGCTAGCGGGCTATACGAGCTTCGATTGGTTGCTAAAGATAACAAAGGAAAAGAGTACGAATTGGACCATTTTGATCAACCTGTCCAGCTAACATTACAAGTGAAAGCTGGTGTTGACAAAGAGATTGCCGGTATGTACGGTATCCATGATTCCGGTCAGCCCTCCTATCTAGGCGGGACATGGGAAGGAAACTTTTTACATGCTGAGGTTCCGCATTTTAGCACCTACGGCATACTCGAATACAGCAAGACGTTCGAAGATCTTCCGAAGGAGCACTGGAGCTACCGAGCCATACGAAGCCTAACCTCCAAGCATATCTTGGAAGGGGCAACGGACACACAATTCGTACCGGAACGCAGAGTGACACGCGCCGAGTTTACTGCGATGCTGGTCAGAACGTTAGGGCTTCAAAACGACGAGGAAGCTGCAAGCACCTACGCGGATGTCGATTTGAATGATTGGTTTGCTTCTGCCGTATCAGCGGCTCGGAAAGCTGGACTTGTTGATGGAAGAACAGACGATACCTTCGAACCGCAGGGGCTCATTACCCGGGAAGAGATGGCCGTCATGCTTATGCGGGCATGGAAGATGCATGCGAAGGAGGGTGCCGGCGCAGCTGAATTTGAGAGCAAAGTCACGCATAGTGGGCAAAGTTTCAGCGATCAAAGTGATATTTCGCAGTGGGCGCTTGAATCGATTCTGGCAGGCCGTTCGTTAGGTATCTTGAAGGAAGTGAGAACGGCTCCTTCGTTCCTCAAGGTCTTGCAACTCGCGCTGAAAGCGCAGCTGTATTGTACAGGATGCTGCAGGCGGAGTAAAAAGTGA
- a CDS encoding MBL fold metallo-hydrolase — protein sequence MKLTFLGCGDGFSVLQGHNSALIQLDRTNLAIDFPESNHLSLHQLGMKLNDVRNIFITHLHEDHINGLQKLALFHRVYPAAQKPRLFVPTGLVDDLWQCLRHGLELTTRGKRVLEDYFEVVPVETCFEIAGVEFELVKTLHVPGMLSYGLLCKPYFYFSGDTVLDAAYLQSISGSVERIFYECHMQDDVLPSHTSLEEIKSLPADIQKKSVLMHYVDDYLEGKAREKFHSRELPRLAEPLASYHFTKE from the coding sequence ATGAAGCTTACTTTTTTGGGCTGTGGCGACGGCTTCAGCGTCCTCCAAGGACATAACAGCGCTTTGATTCAGTTGGATCGAACCAATCTAGCGATTGATTTTCCGGAGTCCAATCATCTAAGCCTACATCAGCTGGGGATGAAATTGAATGATGTGAGGAACATCTTTATTACGCATTTGCACGAAGATCATATCAACGGCCTGCAAAAGCTAGCTCTGTTTCATCGGGTATACCCCGCCGCGCAGAAGCCGAGATTATTTGTTCCTACAGGACTTGTTGATGATCTCTGGCAGTGCCTTCGCCATGGTCTGGAGCTGACAACAAGAGGGAAGCGGGTATTGGAGGATTATTTTGAAGTGGTGCCGGTTGAAACTTGCTTCGAGATAGCGGGCGTGGAATTTGAGCTGGTGAAGACCTTGCATGTTCCCGGCATGTTAAGCTATGGGCTGCTGTGTAAGCCTTATTTTTATTTCAGCGGCGATACGGTGCTTGATGCAGCATATTTGCAATCCATCAGCGGTTCCGTAGAACGAATCTTCTATGAGTGCCACATGCAGGATGATGTGCTGCCTTCACATACTTCCTTGGAAGAAATCAAGTCGCTGCCTGCGGACATTCAGAAGAAAAGTGTTCTCATGCATTATGTGGACGATTATCTGGAAGGCAAGGCGCGGGAGAAGTTCCACTCGCGAGAGCTGCCTCGGCTGGCAGAACCGCTAGCTTCCTATCATTTTACGAAGGAGTAA
- a CDS encoding sensor histidine kinase, which yields MNTKTAMQKKQLRFSAFILMIALIIVLLTDSVFYHFTKSMLTSQLEERMQLIADNVAVSIKLSKTGQSYVENLIGVNLRTASVAAQYRLNPDIEKVSNEELVQLSKELMVDHITLMKRSGDDIIGYKSSDPKEINLSTKGWSHDWFKAFNQLLDTTNANVASGQTLPHYWSGPLNTSSSNPQYVDKWGYYYDGTTNYIIDPYVHDTYYNEYQEKTGVDSVIQEMVHNNTNNGAKEISIFNPPIFLKQQEQYKQEGYTWFADREILFGSYTMKDDRDREYVQEVMSTKQRKQFISTLDGKQYLKMFIPLQLDFPVVVGLTADYEQVQASLRQQQTSLLILIVSTAIVAFIIVFLSIRLINRNKEAAVESIQEVYIENIDSLFRSMKEQRHDFNNHVATISSLVYFKQYEELQKYTNEFIGETTALNDIIQINVPALCAIVQSKVIQAVERKINFQHEVENLNRLQLGALKATDMVKIVSNLVDNAFEAVSHSGKASDLEVKLIGRIENKQLVFEVINNGLPIPENMQNKIFEAGFTTKASSGKNSGLGLHIVKKIVDTYHGSIHVKSDDDQTRFQVAIPV from the coding sequence ATGAACACCAAGACTGCTATGCAAAAAAAACAGCTCCGCTTTTCCGCATTTATCCTGATGATTGCCTTAATTATTGTACTATTAACGGACAGTGTCTTCTACCATTTTACGAAAAGTATGCTGACTTCCCAGCTAGAGGAACGGATGCAGCTGATCGCTGACAATGTGGCTGTTTCCATCAAGCTTTCGAAAACTGGACAATCGTATGTGGAGAACCTGATCGGCGTGAATCTTCGGACAGCCTCCGTAGCGGCCCAATATCGCTTAAATCCTGACATCGAGAAAGTATCGAATGAAGAGCTTGTACAACTCAGTAAAGAATTAATGGTGGACCATATCACCTTAATGAAACGAAGCGGTGATGACATCATCGGATATAAATCATCGGACCCTAAGGAAATCAATCTGAGTACCAAAGGCTGGAGCCATGACTGGTTCAAGGCGTTCAATCAATTGCTTGACACTACAAATGCAAATGTAGCTTCCGGGCAAACCCTTCCTCACTACTGGTCAGGCCCTCTCAACACATCGTCAAGCAATCCGCAATATGTAGATAAATGGGGCTATTATTACGACGGTACAACGAACTACATCATCGACCCTTATGTGCATGATACTTACTACAACGAATATCAGGAGAAGACAGGTGTTGATTCCGTCATTCAAGAAATGGTTCACAATAATACGAATAACGGAGCTAAGGAAATCAGCATCTTTAATCCTCCTATCTTTCTCAAACAGCAAGAGCAATATAAACAGGAAGGATATACCTGGTTTGCAGACCGGGAAATCCTGTTCGGCTCCTACACCATGAAAGATGATCGGGATCGCGAGTACGTCCAAGAGGTAATGAGCACCAAGCAGCGTAAACAATTTATATCCACCTTAGATGGCAAGCAATATCTCAAAATGTTCATTCCGCTTCAGCTGGACTTCCCGGTTGTGGTCGGTCTAACCGCCGATTACGAGCAGGTCCAAGCATCCCTTCGGCAGCAGCAAACCAGCCTGCTGATATTGATCGTATCCACGGCAATTGTCGCTTTTATCATCGTGTTCCTGTCCATTCGTCTGATCAACCGCAACAAGGAGGCGGCGGTAGAGAGTATTCAAGAAGTATATATCGAGAACATCGATTCCCTATTTCGTTCTATGAAAGAACAGCGGCACGACTTTAACAATCATGTAGCGACGATCTCTTCTCTGGTGTATTTCAAGCAATACGAAGAATTGCAGAAATATACGAACGAATTTATCGGCGAAACCACCGCCTTAAACGATATCATTCAGATCAATGTCCCGGCCCTCTGCGCGATCGTACAGTCCAAGGTCATACAGGCCGTCGAACGCAAAATCAATTTCCAGCATGAAGTCGAGAATCTGAATCGCCTGCAACTCGGAGCCTTGAAGGCAACGGACATGGTTAAAATCGTCAGTAATCTAGTGGATAATGCCTTTGAAGCGGTCTCTCATTCAGGTAAAGCTTCAGACCTCGAAGTGAAATTAATCGGACGTATCGAGAACAAGCAGCTCGTATTTGAAGTCATTAATAACGGCCTGCCTATCCCTGAGAACATGCAGAATAAAATATTTGAAGCCGGCTTCACGACCAAAGCATCTTCAGGAAAGAACTCAGGTCTAGGTCTCCATATCGTGAAAAAAATCGTAGATACCTACCACGGAAGCATTCATGTCAAAAGTGATGATGACCAGACCCGATTCCAGGTGGCCATTCCTGTCTAA